A stretch of Candidatus Sphingomonas phytovorans DNA encodes these proteins:
- a CDS encoding HAD family hydrolase, producing MAGVTAVESLVMALYDVEKNGMTTQPLIDGSPARATVFLDRDGVINIDCGYPHREDQLTLTPTAAEAIAMLNRVGCLVIVVTNQSGVARGLFNMDDVHRFHALLQARISLSEAHIDAFYISPYHRDGTVAPFNIDHDDRKPSPGMLMRAMREWPVDRERCVLIGDRRSDAEAAHRAHIPSIIVAPNVVDLAATVANWLDRLDLRLEMGRDWSV from the coding sequence TTGGCAGGCGTTACCGCCGTCGAATCTTTAGTGATGGCGCTTTATGACGTCGAGAAGAACGGTATGACGACCCAGCCTCTCATTGATGGCTCTCCGGCGCGCGCCACCGTCTTTCTCGATCGGGACGGCGTCATCAACATCGACTGCGGCTATCCTCATCGTGAAGATCAATTGACCCTCACTCCAACAGCGGCCGAGGCTATCGCGATGTTGAATCGTGTGGGCTGCCTCGTCATCGTCGTAACCAACCAATCTGGCGTCGCCCGCGGGCTCTTCAACATGGACGACGTGCATCGCTTCCACGCCTTGCTGCAGGCGCGAATATCTTTGAGCGAGGCACATATCGACGCCTTTTATATTTCCCCATATCACCGCGACGGTACAGTCGCGCCGTTCAATATTGATCACGATGATCGAAAACCATCGCCCGGGATGCTTATGCGTGCGATGCGCGAATGGCCAGTTGATCGGGAGCGCTGCGTGTTGATCGGAGACCGTCGGAGCGATGCCGAAGCCGCCCATCGCGCGCATATTCCCTCGATTATCGTGGCGCCCAATGTTGTGGACCTCGCCGCGACTGTCGCAAATTGGCTCGATCGTCTTGATCTTAGACTCGAAATGGGCAGGGATTGGTCTGTGTGA
- a CDS encoding AGE family epimerase/isomerase, which produces MQDYVDWIVGQALPFWAGSAFDRKNNRFVERLDLAGHPLAVPHRAMVQARQIYVFAHAAELGWSSDAGSLAERAAASLRRDFFEIAGGKASLAFSINPASGLVHDATRDSYAHAFVLLGLAQLYRINGDRVLLILAAQITAFVEDDMTDARHGGLIDDLPRKSSTKRQNPQMHLLEAYLAWAEVAPDHGYLERAGNLIALFMDRMMDHERQVLIENFADNWTPHPDPERASVFEPGHHYEWVWLLWRHQQLSGSDHRAVRRLLMASAMHHGHGADGIIYDEVSATKRVLANSSRLWPHTEAIKAAVSWHAEGDPQALEFARSMANVLLTHFVGRPFPGGWVDRLDHNRDQAVDHVPASSLYHLFLGAAEAHKLHLQSETVNA; this is translated from the coding sequence ATGCAGGATTATGTCGACTGGATCGTTGGGCAAGCGCTCCCTTTTTGGGCAGGCTCCGCCTTCGATCGTAAAAATAATAGATTTGTCGAGCGCCTCGATCTCGCGGGGCATCCTCTGGCGGTGCCTCATAGGGCAATGGTGCAGGCTCGCCAAATCTATGTCTTCGCGCACGCTGCAGAATTGGGCTGGAGTAGCGACGCAGGCAGCCTCGCAGAGCGAGCCGCGGCATCGCTGCGCAGAGATTTTTTCGAGATCGCGGGTGGCAAGGCGAGTTTGGCCTTCTCCATCAATCCGGCGTCAGGCCTAGTGCACGACGCAACTCGCGATTCCTACGCCCATGCATTCGTCCTTCTGGGACTCGCGCAACTCTACCGTATCAACGGCGACCGAGTCCTGCTGATACTCGCGGCTCAAATCACGGCGTTCGTTGAAGATGACATGACGGATGCTCGACATGGCGGATTAATAGATGATCTCCCGCGTAAATCGTCGACCAAACGGCAAAATCCCCAGATGCATCTGCTGGAAGCGTATCTGGCATGGGCCGAAGTCGCGCCGGACCATGGCTATCTGGAACGTGCCGGGAACCTCATAGCGCTGTTCATGGACCGGATGATGGATCATGAGCGGCAGGTTCTAATCGAGAATTTTGCCGATAACTGGACCCCGCATCCGGATCCAGAGCGAGCAAGCGTGTTTGAGCCCGGGCACCACTATGAGTGGGTTTGGCTATTGTGGCGCCATCAGCAACTGTCGGGTTCCGATCATCGCGCGGTGCGGCGGCTCCTCATGGCGAGCGCGATGCACCACGGGCATGGCGCCGACGGGATCATCTACGACGAAGTATCAGCGACGAAACGGGTCCTTGCGAATTCGAGTCGGCTATGGCCGCATACGGAGGCGATCAAGGCTGCGGTTTCGTGGCACGCGGAAGGCGACCCGCAGGCTCTAGAATTCGCCCGATCGATGGCAAACGTGCTGCTCACGCACTTCGTGGGTCGCCCATTCCCAGGGGGATGGGTCGACCGCCTTGATCACAATCGAGATCAGGCTGTTGATCACGTTCCAGCCAGTTCCCTTTATCACCTCTTCCTTGGGGCGGCCGAAGCACATAAACTGCACCTGCAGTCGGAGACGGTGAATGCTTGA
- a CDS encoding IS630 family transposase (programmed frameshift) — protein MGKSYSSDLRDRISAHVSAGHSRRDAARRFGVSPSCAIKLFQRVTKTGSATPARQGRPPGAGKLAPHMAKLIRWVEATPDISMSELAARLEAETKTVAHPASLSRALLAAGFRYKKSLMASECGRDDVCEARRRWRLHRQPRMREQAHRLVFIDETATTTKMTRLRGRALQGQRLKARAPFGHWKTQTFIAGLRCDGLTAPWIIDRPMTKEIFEVYVETQLAPTLDTGDVVILDNLPSHKSDRAKAILKGRGAWFLFLPPYSPDLNPIEMAFSKLKAHPRRMGARTIDDLWRAVGSICDLYSPQECRNYFAAAGYGFD, from the exons ATGGGGAAGTCCTATTCGAGCGATTTACGGGACCGGATATCCGCGCATGTCTCGGCTGGTCATTCACGTCGTGATGCGGCGCGCCGTTTCGGCGTGAGTCCGAGTTGCGCGATCAAGCTTTTCCAGCGCGTAACGAAGACCGGGTCGGCCACTCCGGCGCGCCAGGGGCGCCCACCGGGGGCGGGCAAGCTTGCGCCGCATATGGCCAAGCTGATCCGCTGGGTCGAGGCGACGCCGGACATCAGCATGTCGGAACTCGCCGCAAGGCTCGAGGCGGAGACAAAGACGGTGGCGCATCCGGCTTCGCTCTCGCGGGCGCTGCTTGCCGCCGGCTTCAGATATAAAAAAAGC CTGATGGCATCGGAGTGCGGACGCGATGATGTCTGCGAGGCGCGGCGGCGATGGCGGCTGCATCGCCAGCCGCGCATGCGCGAGCAGGCGCACCGGCTGGTCTTCATCGATGAGACGGCGACTACGACGAAAATGACGCGCCTGCGCGGTCGGGCGCTTCAAGGGCAGCGCCTGAAGGCCCGCGCGCCGTTCGGGCACTGGAAAACGCAGACCTTCATAGCAGGCTTACGCTGCGACGGCCTGACCGCCCCCTGGATCATCGACCGGCCGATGACCAAGGAGATCTTCGAGGTTTATGTCGAGACGCAACTCGCACCGACGCTGGACACGGGCGATGTCGTCATCCTCGATAACCTGCCAAGCCATAAGAGCGACAGGGCCAAGGCAATCCTCAAGGGCCGCGGCGCCTGGTTCCTCTTCCTCCCGCCATACAGCCCAGATCTCAACCCGATCGAGATGGCCTTTTCAAAGCTCAAAGCCCATCCCAGACGTATGGGCGCCAGAACCATCGACGACCTCTGGCGAGCCGTAGGCAGCATCTGCGACCTCTACTCACCACAAGAATGCCGAAACTACTTCGCAGCCGCAGGATATGGGTTCGATTAA
- a CDS encoding glycosyltransferase family 9 protein, producing the protein MTDIIVAPFSNSDIRDWPADSYSALVGLLAHACPDDVVHVTGTRSQWSRVAEIVRAHDASRVANDCGRWEWGELVARIRAASCVIGNNSGIAHISGYLGTPTVCVFGGSHQRLEWRPLGPHVVTLSRVIACSPCHLDHHGFCNYGKACLRDIAPEEVAEAAFQVMRDRAARQVLQEAL; encoded by the coding sequence GTGACCGACATCATCGTCGCACCTTTTTCAAACAGTGATATTCGCGATTGGCCGGCAGACAGTTACTCGGCGTTGGTTGGCTTGTTGGCGCACGCGTGCCCAGACGATGTGGTTCACGTTACCGGAACGCGAAGCCAATGGTCTCGTGTCGCGGAGATCGTCCGGGCCCATGATGCCAGCCGCGTCGCGAACGACTGCGGGCGTTGGGAATGGGGGGAGCTGGTGGCTCGGATCCGTGCGGCGTCATGTGTGATCGGCAACAATTCCGGCATCGCCCATATCTCCGGCTACCTCGGCACCCCCACCGTGTGCGTGTTCGGCGGATCCCACCAGCGGCTGGAGTGGCGTCCGCTCGGTCCGCATGTTGTGACACTTTCACGCGTGATTGCGTGCTCGCCGTGCCACCTCGATCATCACGGCTTCTGCAACTACGGGAAGGCATGTCTGCGCGACATTGCTCCGGAAGAAGTCGCTGAAGCGGCGTTTCAGGTCATGCGAGATCGTGCGGCACGGCAGGTGCTTCAGGAGGCTCTATGA
- a CDS encoding ABC transporter permease yields MASKLQPPATGLFLRGFHAQARVIGALLMRELHTRYGRENIGYLWLVGEPLMLASVMALLHHNGRTPFGSDITPLGFTVLGYTTYIMFRGIINRSSAALESNGPLLYHRMVTIFDIVLSRALLEAAGTTLAYLVLETLLTSIGVLNIPARPLALFGALGLMFWYSWSQSMIISSISSQNKLVERFVHPYSYFMIPASAAFFQMAWIPEPYRSYLLWLPLPHIMELARYGQFRAANLKYCDPWYVVESCIVLTWLGLVAMRRYRKRVHLN; encoded by the coding sequence ATGGCGTCGAAACTACAACCGCCCGCAACCGGGCTCTTTCTCAGGGGTTTTCACGCCCAGGCACGTGTCATTGGTGCGCTGCTCATGCGCGAGCTTCACACGCGTTACGGGCGCGAAAACATCGGCTATCTCTGGTTGGTCGGCGAGCCGTTGATGCTGGCGAGCGTGATGGCGCTACTTCATCACAATGGCCGGACACCGTTCGGGAGCGACATCACACCGCTCGGCTTCACGGTACTGGGCTATACCACGTACATCATGTTCCGCGGGATCATTAACCGATCGTCGGCCGCACTCGAATCGAATGGACCGTTGCTCTACCATCGCATGGTGACGATCTTCGACATTGTGCTCTCTCGCGCGCTTCTTGAGGCAGCGGGCACCACGCTTGCCTATCTCGTTCTGGAGACCCTGCTGACCAGTATCGGGGTACTAAATATTCCGGCCAGGCCGCTGGCGCTGTTTGGCGCACTAGGCCTGATGTTCTGGTATTCATGGTCGCAGTCCATGATTATTTCTTCGATTTCATCGCAGAATAAATTGGTCGAACGCTTTGTCCATCCTTATTCCTATTTCATGATTCCAGCATCTGCGGCTTTTTTTCAAATGGCGTGGATTCCGGAGCCTTATCGGTCTTATCTCTTGTGGCTTCCGCTGCCCCATATCATGGAACTGGCGAGGTACGGCCAGTTTCGTGCAGCGAACCTCAAATATTGCGATCCTTGGTATGTGGTTGAATCCTGCATCGTCTTGACCTGGCTGGGGCTGGTCGCGATGAGGCGCTATCGCAAACGCGTCCACCTCAATTGA
- a CDS encoding lipopolysaccharide biosynthesis protein yields the protein MQGIIEPVDLDKPDRPPVWEKSAQWVWRNRVFLTVVVIPSLLLAAYLFLVASDQYESEAHFFVRSADQSSTPTGGVSQVLSLAGGGQNQNEAMSVADYLTSHDAVQTLRREDRLVQRYHTPKADIVSRLWSADPTPESLLKYYRSQISVQYNTDTGITVLTVHAFTPTDSYQLARKLLQLGEARVNELNSRSYADAVTLSQKQLTAAEEALAANQERMMSFRQSRSDIDPTASGQAQLGLVTALRQQLAVAQAQLSAMAGSIYPSSPQYRALSARVAALRAQVATQSARLAGTDNAIAADIGGYESLKLRQQFLAKRYEAAAAALQRAREQAVRQQLYVIRVVDANMPVKSLFPQRGRILLTAVVALMLIYSIGWLIAAGVKEHAA from the coding sequence ATGCAGGGTATTATCGAACCGGTCGATCTCGACAAACCGGATCGCCCGCCCGTGTGGGAAAAGTCTGCCCAATGGGTGTGGCGCAATCGCGTATTTTTGACGGTGGTGGTGATTCCATCGCTTTTGCTCGCTGCATACCTGTTTCTGGTCGCCTCCGATCAATATGAATCGGAAGCGCATTTCTTCGTCCGCAGCGCAGACCAATCCTCCACTCCCACCGGCGGCGTGAGCCAGGTGCTAAGTCTGGCGGGTGGTGGCCAAAATCAGAACGAAGCAATGAGCGTAGCGGATTATCTGACGTCCCACGACGCGGTGCAGACTCTGCGTCGCGAGGACCGTCTGGTCCAACGCTATCATACCCCCAAAGCCGATATTGTGAGCCGTTTGTGGAGCGCCGATCCGACCCCCGAGAGCTTGCTGAAATATTACAGGAGCCAGATAAGCGTTCAATATAACACCGACACCGGCATTACCGTCCTGACAGTTCATGCGTTCACACCGACCGATTCTTACCAGCTTGCCCGCAAATTGCTCCAGCTTGGCGAGGCTCGTGTGAACGAGCTTAATTCCCGCAGCTACGCAGACGCGGTTACGCTCTCCCAAAAACAACTGACTGCTGCCGAGGAGGCGCTTGCCGCCAATCAAGAGCGTATGATGAGTTTTCGGCAGAGCCGATCGGATATTGATCCGACCGCTTCGGGGCAAGCCCAGCTGGGGCTGGTAACCGCGCTCAGGCAACAGCTTGCGGTAGCCCAAGCCCAGCTGAGCGCCATGGCAGGTTCGATCTACCCTTCCAGCCCGCAATACCGCGCTCTTTCGGCCCGCGTTGCGGCATTGCGAGCACAAGTCGCCACCCAGTCCGCCCGTCTGGCCGGAACCGATAACGCTATCGCAGCAGATATCGGCGGTTATGAATCGCTCAAGCTCCGGCAGCAGTTTCTGGCAAAGCGTTACGAGGCCGCCGCGGCGGCCCTCCAGCGCGCGCGCGAGCAGGCGGTACGCCAACAGCTCTATGTGATACGCGTCGTCGACGCGAATATGCCGGTCAAATCGCTGTTTCCGCAGCGGGGCAGAATCTTGCTGACAGCGGTGGTCGCGCTGATGCTGATCTATTCCATCGGCTGGCTGATTGCTGCAGGCGTCAAAGAACACGCCGCTTAA
- the rfaE1 gene encoding D-glycero-beta-D-manno-heptose-7-phosphate kinase, with amino-acid sequence MQTYLDRLPQYRIALIGDLMLDRYMEGAVRRISPEAPVPVVNVRSQRAVAGGAANVAINLAALGLGVHVVGLIGRDEAGQHLLTALDAFPTIDRDGVVIADDRQTIQKLRIIGTHQQIVRIDQEDVIPLPDLLEATCIAAAKRAIDSCDVVILSDYGKGLCSDALLQAVIEHARAAAKPVLVDPKRRDFAAYRGATILTPNRNELSAATQMSCETDEEVVAAVAKVQLACDSAILLTRSEKGLSFFPREGRAIHLATVAQDVFDVSGAGDTVIAVLAASISAGVPIEDGLRMANHAAGIVVSKLGTASVSRDELAASLAAGHSSPSVNDGRYLDWDTLAAQRWAWARERLVVGFTNGCFDLLHPGHVGLIEEATRHCDRLIVALNSDSSVRRLKGEKRPVQDEQARIKVMSALRGVSAVTIFCQDTPLELIEKIQPDVIVKGADYREDEVVGAEIVRKRGGRIILANLENNHSTTRLIAAATGSP; translated from the coding sequence ATGCAAACCTATCTCGATCGTTTGCCTCAATACCGTATCGCATTGATTGGCGATTTGATGCTGGACCGCTATATGGAAGGGGCCGTGCGACGCATCTCGCCTGAGGCTCCCGTGCCGGTCGTAAACGTTCGTTCACAGCGAGCGGTAGCCGGCGGCGCCGCAAATGTCGCTATCAACCTGGCGGCGCTGGGCCTCGGCGTCCATGTCGTAGGCCTTATCGGTCGAGACGAAGCCGGCCAGCACCTGCTGACGGCATTGGATGCGTTCCCCACGATTGATCGTGACGGCGTCGTCATCGCAGATGATCGCCAAACCATCCAGAAATTGCGGATCATCGGTACGCATCAACAAATCGTTCGTATAGATCAGGAGGATGTTATTCCTCTGCCTGATCTGCTCGAAGCAACTTGTATCGCAGCGGCGAAGCGCGCGATCGATTCCTGCGATGTCGTAATTTTGTCGGATTACGGAAAAGGCCTCTGCTCCGATGCTCTTCTTCAGGCCGTAATCGAGCACGCGCGGGCAGCCGCCAAACCAGTCTTGGTTGATCCAAAACGACGGGATTTCGCTGCATATCGCGGCGCTACGATTTTGACGCCAAACCGCAACGAACTCAGTGCAGCGACACAGATGAGTTGCGAGACGGATGAGGAGGTCGTCGCCGCAGTGGCAAAGGTGCAATTGGCGTGCGATTCCGCGATTCTGTTGACCCGATCTGAAAAGGGTCTCTCCTTTTTCCCGCGCGAAGGACGCGCGATTCATCTGGCGACGGTCGCTCAGGACGTGTTCGATGTGTCAGGCGCCGGCGATACAGTGATCGCCGTGCTGGCGGCATCGATCTCGGCTGGCGTTCCGATTGAAGACGGATTGCGAATGGCCAATCACGCCGCCGGAATCGTGGTCTCCAAGCTGGGCACTGCGAGCGTCTCGCGCGACGAACTGGCCGCATCCCTTGCCGCAGGGCATTCCTCACCGTCCGTAAACGATGGGCGTTATCTAGATTGGGATACATTGGCCGCACAACGCTGGGCGTGGGCGAGAGAGCGGCTGGTCGTAGGTTTTACAAATGGCTGCTTCGACCTGCTGCATCCCGGCCACGTTGGATTGATCGAAGAAGCGACGCGGCACTGCGACCGCCTCATCGTCGCGCTAAATTCAGACTCGTCGGTTCGCAGGTTGAAGGGTGAAAAGCGCCCCGTGCAGGACGAGCAGGCCCGCATCAAAGTGATGAGCGCATTGCGTGGGGTTTCTGCAGTCACCATATTCTGTCAGGACACGCCCCTAGAGCTCATCGAGAAAATTCAACCAGACGTTATTGTGAAGGGCGCGGACTATCGGGAAGATGAGGTCGTCGGCGCTGAAATCGTCCGCAAGCGCGGTGGACGCATCATACTTGCTAACCTCGAAAATAATCACTCGACGACAAGGTTGATCGCAGCAGCCACCGGTTCCCCGTGA
- a CDS encoding capsular biosynthesis protein, whose amino-acid sequence MPQVAAPGEAQPLAKRNILLLQGLMGPLFRRLGQALQRDGYGVHKVNFNGGDRLFWRLPNGVDYRGSLAAWPEALQRLLADRQITDVVLFGDCRPVHMAAIAVCRDLHVPVHVFEEGYIRPDWVTLELGGVNGHSTLPRDPAWYRAEAATLPPAPEHHPVPSSFRRRATEGLLYNAADVLSRSYYPYWENHRPWHPLVEGMGWVRRLMWRKAAAARSHEVLVSLETRGEPYMLFPLQLDSDAQIRLHSSFAGIADALRMVITSFAAHAPADLRLVVKEHPLDNGVRDWRLETATLAALHGVADRVDYLESGDIVPVAQRAKGMVTINSTSGTLALALDVPVLALGQAVYDVEGITFQGHLDDFWRDPGKPDTETFAAFRRVLIDRCLVAGGFFSDEALTKVTEGVIARLEAASPLKPAALSQKGAARPWKGALAQD is encoded by the coding sequence ATGCCGCAGGTAGCGGCGCCGGGTGAGGCGCAGCCCCTCGCCAAGCGCAATATCCTGTTGCTGCAGGGGTTGATGGGACCGCTTTTCCGTCGGCTTGGGCAAGCGTTGCAACGTGACGGCTACGGAGTCCACAAGGTCAATTTCAACGGCGGCGACCGGCTGTTCTGGCGTCTTCCCAACGGCGTCGATTATCGCGGGTCATTGGCGGCATGGCCCGAAGCGCTGCAACGGTTGCTCGCGGATCGGCAGATCACCGACGTCGTGCTGTTCGGAGACTGCCGACCGGTGCACATGGCGGCGATCGCCGTCTGCCGGGACCTGCACGTGCCGGTTCATGTATTCGAGGAAGGATATATCCGGCCCGATTGGGTCACGCTCGAACTGGGCGGCGTGAATGGCCATTCGACGCTTCCGCGCGACCCGGCCTGGTATCGTGCCGAAGCCGCGACGCTTCCGCCGGCGCCCGAGCATCATCCGGTACCGTCTTCGTTCCGGCGGCGGGCGACCGAGGGGCTGCTGTACAATGCGGCCGACGTTCTGAGCCGATCATATTATCCCTATTGGGAGAATCACCGTCCCTGGCATCCGCTGGTGGAGGGCATGGGCTGGGTGCGCAGGCTGATGTGGCGCAAGGCAGCGGCAGCACGATCGCATGAGGTGCTCGTGTCGCTCGAAACCCGTGGTGAGCCGTACATGCTCTTCCCGCTCCAGCTCGATTCGGACGCACAGATTCGGCTGCACTCATCCTTTGCCGGCATCGCCGATGCGCTCCGCATGGTGATCACCTCGTTCGCGGCCCACGCCCCTGCGGACCTGCGACTCGTGGTAAAGGAACATCCGCTCGACAACGGCGTGCGCGACTGGCGGCTTGAAACGGCAACGCTGGCCGCACTCCACGGCGTTGCGGACCGCGTCGATTATCTCGAAAGCGGTGATATCGTGCCCGTCGCGCAACGCGCCAAAGGCATGGTGACGATCAACAGCACCAGCGGTACACTGGCGCTGGCGCTCGACGTGCCGGTGCTCGCGCTCGGCCAGGCGGTCTATGATGTCGAAGGCATCACCTTTCAGGGGCATCTCGACGATTTCTGGCGTGATCCAGGCAAGCCGGATACGGAAACCTTCGCCGCCTTCCGCCGCGTGCTGATCGATCGCTGTCTCGTGGCCGGCGGATTCTTCTCCGACGAAGCGCTCACCAAGGTCACCGAAGGAGTGATTGCCCGGCTCGAAGCGGCCAGCCCGCTGAAGCCCGCAGCGCTGTCGCAAAAGGGCGCCGCTAGGCCCTGGAAAGGTGCCCTGGCCCAGGATTGA
- a CDS encoding LTA synthase family protein — translation MILFLAMLVASLLLDAAVWPRTGYVRRWQGIVVHLLVMTAMFGFCLAVSGNAPVAAVLATALMGLFTVASNAKHKMLGEPLIFSDLALIVGIFRHPRFYFTAITARQRWMLGIGTSIALVVLVLLSSAQLYLHLVGAGLLLLTSGILASLLGSRWFDSVAQTPDLANDLARYGLIATLLLYWRRWRRTADPQPCPALGAIPDLADLAPPELIVVVQCESFADPVDLTGEAGRALPGLASAQAVAWQWGELDVSGFGAYTMRTEYGVLFGRSEAALGFRRYDPFLSAHGESSYALSARLRGAGYQCSFVHPHDMRFYSRDRLMPAIGFDRLIGEEGIVPILPDGGRYVDDRTLGASLIDLVDKAVQPTLIYAVTMENHGPWDSDNARDARGRLEAYLRHLQSSDAMLSDLIERLSSDGRPALLVFFGDHRPSIPGVTAPGGARHTPYVIVRFDSGRPVSSGGAGRVDLSPAALHHAILRCVRPDAEPADAIALNRPEA, via the coding sequence GTGATCCTTTTCCTGGCGATGCTGGTCGCGTCGTTGCTGCTGGACGCGGCCGTGTGGCCGCGGACGGGGTATGTGCGTCGCTGGCAGGGGATAGTCGTGCACCTGCTGGTCATGACGGCGATGTTCGGATTTTGTCTGGCTGTTTCGGGCAACGCTCCAGTTGCAGCCGTTCTGGCGACGGCGCTGATGGGGCTGTTCACGGTCGCATCCAATGCCAAGCACAAGATGCTGGGAGAGCCGCTCATCTTTTCCGATCTGGCGCTGATTGTCGGCATCTTTCGTCATCCGCGCTTCTATTTCACGGCGATCACGGCGCGTCAGCGCTGGATGCTGGGGATCGGCACATCGATCGCGCTTGTCGTGCTTGTGCTGTTGTCGTCAGCGCAACTGTACCTCCACTTGGTGGGAGCCGGGCTGCTGCTGCTCACAAGCGGGATCCTGGCCTCGCTGCTCGGCAGCCGCTGGTTCGACTCGGTGGCGCAGACGCCCGACCTCGCAAACGACCTCGCCCGATATGGCCTGATCGCAACCTTGCTGCTCTACTGGCGGCGCTGGCGACGGACGGCGGACCCGCAGCCCTGCCCGGCGCTCGGCGCGATACCGGATCTTGCTGACCTGGCTCCTCCCGAGCTTATCGTCGTAGTGCAGTGCGAATCCTTCGCTGATCCGGTCGACCTCACCGGGGAGGCGGGGCGCGCTCTGCCGGGGCTGGCGAGTGCCCAGGCGGTTGCGTGGCAGTGGGGCGAACTCGATGTCAGCGGGTTCGGCGCCTACACGATGCGTACTGAATATGGTGTCCTGTTCGGCCGCAGCGAGGCTGCGCTCGGCTTCCGCCGCTACGATCCCTTCCTGAGCGCTCATGGAGAATCGTCCTACGCGCTGTCGGCGCGGTTGCGCGGCGCCGGTTATCAATGTTCTTTCGTCCATCCGCATGACATGCGCTTCTACAGTCGCGACCGGCTGATGCCCGCCATCGGCTTCGACCGGCTGATCGGCGAGGAAGGGATCGTGCCGATCCTTCCCGACGGCGGACGGTATGTCGACGATCGGACTCTGGGGGCCTCGCTCATCGATCTGGTCGACAAGGCAGTGCAGCCGACGCTGATCTACGCGGTGACGATGGAAAATCACGGGCCGTGGGACAGCGACAACGCGCGCGACGCGCGCGGGCGGCTCGAGGCCTATCTGCGCCACCTGCAGAGCAGCGACGCCATGCTGAGCGACCTGATCGAACGGCTGTCGAGCGACGGCCGGCCCGCGCTGCTGGTTTTTTTCGGCGATCACCGGCCGAGCATTCCCGGCGTGACAGCGCCGGGCGGCGCGCGCCATACGCCCTATGTGATCGTACGTTTCGACTCCGGCAGGCCAGTTTCAAGCGGAGGCGCCGGGCGGGTCGATCTTTCGCCTGCCGCGCTTCACCACGCCATCCTGCGCTGTGTGCGACCGGACGCCGAGCCGGCCGATGCCATCGCGCTCAATCGTCCCGAGGCTTGA
- a CDS encoding SDR family NAD(P)-dependent oxidoreductase, protein MKAGLPDRILITGASGGLGAALALHYAGPGRTLLLWGRDRDRLESVAAACREAGAEIVLRSLDFSDSAAAIAALEKEDDAGPIGLALLAAGAGDVTAPGDLVEDAGQIVRLGLVNFVAASAMAATLARCMARRGEGRIVMIGSAAAFHALPFAAAYAGSKAGLARFAQALRLSVKEHGVQVTLVSPGFIDTAAGRKTAGPKPFLLQPADAATRIARAAARGQAHLIFPWPFALLRWVDRLLPMALRDRLLLGLKPRDD, encoded by the coding sequence ATGAAAGCTGGATTGCCCGATCGGATACTGATCACCGGCGCCTCGGGCGGCCTGGGCGCGGCACTTGCGCTGCACTATGCGGGGCCCGGTCGGACGCTGTTGCTGTGGGGTCGCGACCGCGATCGGCTCGAATCGGTCGCCGCAGCCTGTCGCGAGGCGGGGGCGGAGATTGTGCTTCGTTCTCTCGATTTTTCCGATAGCGCCGCGGCAATCGCAGCGCTTGAGAAAGAAGATGACGCGGGTCCGATCGGCCTGGCGCTGCTCGCCGCCGGGGCGGGCGATGTTACGGCACCGGGCGATCTGGTCGAGGATGCAGGCCAGATCGTGCGACTTGGGCTGGTCAACTTCGTCGCGGCGAGCGCGATGGCGGCCACGCTGGCGCGCTGCATGGCGCGGCGCGGCGAGGGCCGGATCGTCATGATCGGGTCAGCGGCCGCATTCCACGCGCTGCCGTTCGCCGCCGCCTATGCCGGATCGAAGGCCGGCCTTGCGCGCTTCGCCCAAGCCCTGCGGCTGAGCGTCAAGGAACACGGTGTGCAGGTCACGCTCGTCTCGCCGGGCTTCATCGACACTGCGGCCGGACGGAAGACAGCCGGGCCGAAGCCCTTCCTGCTGCAACCAGCGGATGCTGCGACGCGCATCGCCAGGGCGGCGGCGCGCGGCCAGGCCCACCTGATCTTTCCCTGGCCCTTCGCGCTCTTGCGATGGGTCGATCGCCTGCTGCCGATGGCGTTGCGCGACCGGCTGCTGCTCGGACTCAAGCCTCGGGACGATTGA